In Bacteroidia bacterium, a genomic segment contains:
- a CDS encoding polysaccharide deacetylase family protein, with product MSKPIASLSLDLDDQWTYMKTHGDPGWESYPSYHAYAIPRILDFLDAHNTKITFFIVAQDAVFDHNQQVLAEIAKRGHDIGNHTFHHDPWLHVYSEEEINEELALAEAHIERVTGVKPVGFRGPGFSFSENVLRVLAKRGYQYDASTLPNILNPLARAYFLSTSKLSKEEREQRKGLFGSWKDGFRPLKPYKWTLDNMQLTEIPVTTMPLFKVPIHASYVLYLSTFNYHLGIAFFRFAIAMCKLTGTQPSILLHPLDFIGNDDTQDLSFFPAMRVHSDLKLRVMHKMFQILKQNYTLKTMQGHYESIAGKKDLKVLDVVTA from the coding sequence ATGAGCAAGCCGATTGCAAGCCTATCTCTTGACCTTGATGATCAATGGACCTACATGAAAACCCACGGGGATCCCGGATGGGAAAGTTATCCATCGTATCATGCCTACGCCATCCCCCGAATTCTCGACTTTCTCGATGCGCACAATACAAAAATCACTTTTTTTATTGTAGCCCAGGATGCAGTATTTGATCATAACCAACAAGTGCTGGCAGAAATTGCCAAAAGAGGCCATGATATAGGGAATCATACCTTTCATCATGACCCCTGGCTGCATGTGTACTCTGAGGAAGAAATCAACGAGGAACTGGCACTTGCGGAAGCCCATATCGAGCGGGTTACAGGGGTAAAACCGGTAGGTTTTCGCGGACCGGGGTTCAGCTTTTCGGAGAATGTACTCAGGGTGCTGGCAAAACGCGGTTATCAATACGACGCATCTACCCTGCCCAATATTCTGAATCCATTGGCCCGCGCCTATTTTCTTTCAACCAGCAAGTTGAGCAAAGAGGAGAGAGAACAACGGAAAGGGCTTTTTGGTAGCTGGAAAGATGGTTTCCGCCCATTGAAGCCCTATAAATGGACGCTCGACAATATGCAGCTTACAGAAATCCCTGTAACTACGATGCCTTTGTTTAAGGTTCCGATTCATGCAAGTTATGTCTTGTATCTCAGCACCTTCAACTACCATCTGGGGATTGCATTCTTCAGGTTTGCCATAGCCATGTGCAAACTGACAGGTACGCAACCATCGATCTTACTGCACCCACTTGATTTTATTGGCAACGATGACACACAGGACCTGTCGTTTTTCCCCGCTATGCGGGTCCACAGCGACCTGAAACTTCGGGTAATGCACAAGATGTTTCAAATACTGAAACAGAACTATACCCTCAAAACTATGCAGGGGCATTATGAATCCATTGCCGGGAAGAAAGATCTCAAGGTACTCGACGTTGTTACAGCCTGA
- a CDS encoding EamA family transporter — MNPHIYIFSSITLVTLAQFAFKKGVSVPEAEGPDKGMISKIIAMIFQKHIIAGLILNALAAFFWLLVLSGLELSYAFPFLSLSYILVPLGAWLFYKENLTVYRKVGIGIICVGIFLIAFS; from the coding sequence ATGAACCCGCATATATACATATTCAGCAGCATAACGCTGGTAACGCTGGCCCAGTTTGCCTTTAAGAAGGGCGTATCTGTTCCGGAAGCAGAAGGACCAGATAAAGGCATGATTTCGAAAATCATTGCGATGATTTTTCAAAAACATATTATTGCCGGGTTGATATTAAACGCACTGGCTGCTTTTTTCTGGTTACTGGTTTTATCGGGTTTAGAACTCAGTTATGCATTCCCGTTTCTGAGTCTAAGTTATATCCTTGTGCCTCTTGGAGCATGGCTTTTTTATAAAGAAAACCTAACCGTTTACAGGAAAGTCGGGATTGGTATCATTTGTGTTGGTATATTCTTAATTGCATTCAGCTAA
- a CDS encoding glycosyltransferase family 2 protein, whose protein sequence is MATSPQSAALANSFGASVMESLPLVSIITPAYNESAIITKNLTRLCEYMDSLTDRYRYEIIVVNDGSKDGTAELADNFAKDHHQVIVHHHIVNKNLGGAIKTGFEISNGEYVIVMDLDLSYSADHIERLLTKMEETEADIVIASPYMKGGKNTAVPAFRLLLSKVVNYFMKIVAPKNISTFTSMVRCYRKSFLKKLNLKSNTYSINPEIIHKGLILRAKIEEIPAHLDWSFQKEVGQTRTSSIRVLKGIFAGLMTGFIFRPYAFFMSIGLVLLLLSMYIIGWIFIHTLQIYPEIVVPPGSFDDQFTEAVKAVFYQTPHAFVVGGIIFLAALQFLGIGFLSLQSKRYFDEMFHFSTTIYNQQQKE, encoded by the coding sequence ATGGCAACCAGCCCCCAATCTGCTGCCTTAGCTAATTCATTTGGTGCATCCGTTATGGAATCACTTCCGCTTGTCTCTATTATCACCCCGGCCTATAACGAATCTGCGATTATTACCAAAAATCTCACCCGGCTCTGTGAGTATATGGATAGTCTCACGGATCGGTATCGATATGAAATCATCGTAGTCAATGACGGCAGCAAAGACGGCACAGCCGAGCTTGCAGACAATTTTGCCAAAGACCATCATCAGGTCATCGTTCATCACCATATTGTAAACAAAAACCTCGGTGGTGCAATAAAAACCGGATTTGAAATTTCAAACGGGGAATATGTGATAGTGATGGACCTCGATCTTAGCTATTCGGCGGACCATATCGAAAGGCTCCTGACAAAAATGGAAGAAACAGAAGCAGACATTGTGATTGCTTCTCCTTATATGAAAGGAGGGAAAAACACGGCTGTCCCGGCTTTCCGTCTGCTGCTCAGTAAAGTGGTAAACTATTTTATGAAGATAGTAGCGCCAAAGAATATTTCCACTTTTACCAGCATGGTAAGATGTTACCGGAAATCCTTTCTTAAGAAGCTAAATCTTAAATCCAATACGTATTCCATCAACCCGGAGATCATTCACAAAGGCCTGATTTTAAGGGCGAAGATAGAGGAAATTCCCGCTCATCTTGACTGGAGTTTCCAAAAAGAGGTCGGGCAGACCCGCACGTCCAGCATCCGGGTGTTAAAAGGCATATTTGCCGGTTTAATGACCGGATTTATCTTCCGGCCCTATGCTTTTTTTATGAGTATCGGATTAGTGCTCTTACTTCTGTCAATGTATATAATCGGGTGGATATTCATCCATACACTTCAGATATACCCCGAAATTGTAGTTCCACCCGGATCATTTGACGATCAGTTTACGGAAGCTGTAAAAGCAGTATTTTATCAGACCCCTCATGCTTTTGTAGTGGGAGGAATCATATTTCTGGCTGCGCTTCAATTTCTCGGCATAGGCTTTCTTTCGCTTCAGAGCAAACGCTATTTTGACGAAATGTTCCATTTTTCCACAACCATCTATAACCAGCAGCAAAAAGAATAG